GGGCGTGGCCGAGCATATGATGACCGAGAAAACCGACGAATTCACGGCTACACGGACGATGATATCGAACCAGATGGTCAGTTTTTTTATGAATAACCTCAACTACCATCTCGAACACCACCTGATTCCCAACGTCCCGTGGTACCGGTTGCAGGAACTGCACGACGTGCTCGAGCCCGACATGAAAAAGGCCGGCTCACCCGTCGAATCGTCCTACGCGAAGATGCTGCTGCGGGCTTTCCGATGGGGCGGAAAAGGATAATCCGCGCGCCAGGGGTTCCTGATGCCGGCGACGTTGCGTCGACGGCAATGAGATGGTGGGATGCAGGATGCAGGATTTCTGCTCATAAACCGCCCTCGCATGCATTGCGGGGGCGGTTTTGATCGTCTATGCCTGACGTAACCACCCCCGCGCTTCGAGCATCCGATGCAGGATCACCGATCAGAGGGCACCTGATTTGTTACCCATCCTGCATCTAGCATCCTGCATCCTGCATCTTGCATCCAGATGTGGCTTCGCCAACGGGCGTAACGTCATATTTCTAAATACTTGCCGGCCGGCGTAACGCGTCCTATCATACCGACGTACACGCAACGGTCATCAAACGAAAAACACCATGGACACCCTGTATCTGGTCTGCATGCTGGTCGGTGGCTTTTTCGTTCTGCTCTCCATCTTCGGCGGCGAGATGGACCATCATGCCGAGGTCGACGTGTCGGTGGATACGGATGTCGACACGGATGTCTCGATGGATGGCGACATACACGCCGACCTCGAGGCCGGCCCCGGCTTCGTCGACCTGCTCTCCCTCCGCACGCTCTTCCTCTTCCTCGCTTTTTTCGGCCTCACCGGCACCCTGCTGAACTGGACGGGCTCCGGCGGCGCGCTCACGGGCTTGACGGCCACAATCGTCGGCCTGCTCGTCGGGTTTGGCGGCAACTACGTCATCAAGCGCATCGGGTATGCGCACGTGTCGAGCGACATCACGTCGTCCGACATCAAGGGCCTGACGGGCCGGGTGCTGATCCCGTTTTCCGGGGATGAGCGGGGCAAGATCAGCGTGGTCGTGAAGGGCAGCGAGCTGCGCCTGCCGGCGCGATCGCTGGATACCGAATCCGCCGAGGCGTTCAACCCGGGCGACGAGGTCGTCGTCATCTCGCGCGACGGCCTGACGGTCGAGGTCGTAAAACCCACCTGAAAACCCGCAGCCCCTGGCTGCTCATCGATAGAACCCTGGAGGTCCCATGTTCGAACTCGTGCTCGCCGGCGTCATCATCGTCGCCATCCTTGCCGTCATCGGCGTCATCCGCGCCAACCTCAAAATCTGTCAGCCGAACGAAATCCTGATTTTCAGCGGAAAACGGCGACAGCTCCCCGATGGCTCGACGCTGGGCTACCGGCTCATCCGCGGCGGCCGCGCCTTCCGGATTCCCATCATCGAACGTGTGGATCGGCTGTTTCTCAACACGATCCCGATCGACCTCATGGTGTCGAACGCCTACTCGAAAGGCGGCATCCCGCTCACGGTGCGCGCCATCGCCAACATCAAGATTGCCTCGGCGGAGCCCGAGATCAACAACGCCGTCGAGCGCCTGCTCGGTAAACCGCTCGAGGCGGTCCAGACCATCGCCAAGGAAACCCTCGAAGGCAACCTGCGCGGCGTGCTCGCCCTGCTGACGCCGGAAGAAGTGAACGAGGATCGCCTGAAGTTCGCCAAGCAACTGGTCGAGGAGGCAGACATCGACATGAGCGCCCTGGGGCTCCAACTCGATACGCTCAAAATCCAGAGCGTGGAGGACGAACGGGGCTACCTCAACGCCATCGGGCGCCAGCGCTCCGCGCACATCATCTCCACGGCCCAGATCGCGGAAGCCCAGCAGCGTGAGCAGGCCAAGCTGGCCGAGGCCAAGGCCGACCAGTCGATCGCCGAAGCGGAAAACCAGGTTCGTATCGTGCGCGCCCAGCTGGCGGCGAATGCGGAGGCTGAAGAAGCGAAGATCAGTATCGCCGCGCAGGTCGCCCAGGCCCGCGCGGAGCAGGAGCTGGCCGAACAGGAGATCCTGCTGGCCGAAAAACGCCAGCGGTCGACCGTCGTCGTCGCCGCCGAGGCGGAGCGCCAGGCCAAGGAAGAGATCGCTAAAGGCAACGCGGCGCGCATCTTGCAAGACGGCCAGGCCGAGGTGGAGGTGCTCCGCCGCAAGCTCGAACTGTGGAACCAGGCCGGCCCCGACGCCGAGCGTCTCTTCCTTATCCAGATGCTGCCGGACATCCTGAAGCAGGTGGTGCAGACCGTCGACAACCTCAAGATCGACAAGATCACGGTGGTCGACAGCGGCGGCACCGGCGGCGGCGTACCCGCGGTGTTCAACCAGATCGCCGGCGCGACGCCCGCCCTGCTGGAAAGCATCAAAGCATCGACGGGGATCGACGTGGCCGGCATGCTGAACCGGGCGTCCGAGCGCCACGATTGAAGCCGGCTTCCCGTGACGTGGCGCAAACACGGGAATAAGAGCGACAGTCCGGCGGTCTCATGGGCATCCCCGTTCGACCTAAACCGAGTCATTCCGATGCGTCACGCCATCTTGTTGTTCGTTCCCCTCGTGCTCTCGTTCACGGGCTGCCAGATCGTCGGCGAAGAAGAGCCCGCGCCCGAGATCGCGGCGGCCGTTTACGCCCAGAGAACCTGCGGTCCGACGGACGGTCCCGCGCTGGAGCTCATCGTCCTGGACTCCGTCCTGGCCTGCGAGAACGTGAACCAGCTAGGATACGGGGATAACTCGGACCGTGCGTTCACCCGGATCTTTCTCTGGGGGCTCGGCGAGCCGGCGCCGGGCGTGTGGACGGTTGGGGGGATCGACGACGATCCGTCCTATTATTCGGGGGGATGGGGGCAATCGTGCCCCGGGTCCGGCGCCGCGTGCGTCAACACGGAACGGGCCGTCGTTTCCTTTACGGCCGCCGGCGCCGATTCGTTTGCCGTCACCGCGCAGATCACCCTGCCGGGCGGACGTCACCAGAACGTCGCGGCGGGTCTTCGGGTGTGCCCGGTTCAGATCCTCTGCGGCTGACGGGCGAGCAAGCGCTACACGAGCACACTCAGCAGGAGGCAGAAGAGCAGAAAGGCCACGTGAATCCACAGTGTGGAGAGTGGCACGCGTGCGGGAAGCTGCGTCGCCATGGCGTCACCAGGTGTTCAGATCCAACGTATACTGGGCCCCGAAAATGTTGTCGCCGCCGGCATCGACCACGATGAGGGCCTCATAGATGCCGGCGCCCAGCGTGTCGAGCGGCAGCCGATGGCGAAGCGAATCGCCCGGGTAGAGCCGGGTCGGCTCCGCCTGACGCCGCTCCACCAGGTCGCCCGAGGCGGAATACAGCTCGACCCATATCGACGGTTCGATCACCACGTCGCCGGTGTTTTCGACATCCGCCGTCATCACGTGCATGCCGTTTTCATCGCGGACGTCGACGCCGAGAAAGGTGAGATCCGTGACGCCCGTGCCGGCGATGTGGGTGGCGATCTGCACACTCTGCCGCACGTCCCGATCCGAAACAGGGACGCCCGCATCCGCAATCAGACTGTACATGCGGCGGTGCGAGGTTTCGGCGGGCAATTCGCTCACGGCGATGAGGCTGCGATACGAACCCTCCGGCGGAGCGCCCTTGATGTCCCGGGGCACCGCGATTTCATAGTCCACCCGCTGCGTTTCGCCCGGCGCCACCGTAAAGCGGGACGGCGTGACGACCACCCAGCCGGCGTTGCTGCGCCGGTGAGTCGCGGGGGGAGTTACGAGGGCGACGGTATCGCTTTCGAGTTTAAAATCGTGCTGCTGCACGAGCACGTCGCGCGGCGTGTCGGAATCGTTGCGAACCAGGAACGACCCCGCATAGCGGCCACCGGGCTGCACCGCGTTGTCGTAGACGAGCTGGCCATGAACCGAAAGCTGCGCAAAGGCGGGAAAAGCAGCAAGGCAAAGGAGAACGGCGAGGCGTGTCGCGAGC
This genomic interval from Rhodothermales bacterium contains the following:
- a CDS encoding SPFH domain-containing protein is translated as MFELVLAGVIIVAILAVIGVIRANLKICQPNEILIFSGKRRQLPDGSTLGYRLIRGGRAFRIPIIERVDRLFLNTIPIDLMVSNAYSKGGIPLTVRAIANIKIASAEPEINNAVERLLGKPLEAVQTIAKETLEGNLRGVLALLTPEEVNEDRLKFAKQLVEEADIDMSALGLQLDTLKIQSVEDERGYLNAIGRQRSAHIISTAQIAEAQQREQAKLAEAKADQSIAEAENQVRIVRAQLAANAEAEEAKISIAAQVAQARAEQELAEQEILLAEKRQRSTVVVAAEAERQAKEEIAKGNAARILQDGQAEVEVLRRKLELWNQAGPDAERLFLIQMLPDILKQVVQTVDNLKIDKITVVDSGGTGGGVPAVFNQIAGATPALLESIKASTGIDVAGMLNRASERHD